The following proteins come from a genomic window of Trifolium pratense cultivar HEN17-A07 linkage group LG4, ARS_RC_1.1, whole genome shotgun sequence:
- the LOC123919714 gene encoding receptor protein-tyrosine kinase CEPR2: MTTTMAKISNNPFQISNFIAILLLTSYYIFPPCLSLTIETQALLDFKNHLKDSLNTLASWNESNSPCIFHGITCDPLSFKVIEISLEDNSLSGEIFSSISLLHSLQVLSLPSNSISGKIPSEVTKFINLKVLNLSGNELVGAIPDMSGLRNLQVLDLSANYFSGRIPSWIGKLTGLVSLGLGENLYTESVIPESLGNLKNLTWLYLRGSHLTGEIPESIYEMEALETLDISRNRLTGKISRSISKLKNVYKIELFSNNLVGEIPEELANLTNLQEIDLSANKMSGILPKQIGDMKNLVVFQLYDNNFSGEIPDGFGDMENLKGFSVYRNTFNGTIPENFGRFSPLESIDISENQFSGFFPKYLCEKRKLKFLLALQNNFFGNFSESYASCKSLVRLRISRNFLSGKIPKGVWSLPNAKIIDLGFNNFSGEVSSEIGNSSALTEIVLMNNKFSGKVPSQIKKLVNLEKLYLSNNNFTGEIPHEIGFLKQLSTLHLEENSLNGLIPSELGRCSRLVDLNLARNNLSGNIPNSFSLMSSLNSLNLSRNQLTGSIPGNLEKMKLSSVDFSENFLSGRIPFWIFIIGGEKAFVGNKDLCVEKNPKASTNSGLKICDKDNGHRRPIFHYKYLMLFFIAVIFGAVVLIGRYVKNRRGKKLQNGPKEGREKWKLASFHQVDIDADEISHLKEDNLIGYGGAGKVYRVQLRKNGGVVAVKQLEKGNNVRILAAEIEILGKIRHKNILKLYACFLKGETSLLVYEYMPNGNLFQALHRETKDEKVTFDWNQRYKIALGGAKGICYLHHDCSPPVIHRDIKSSNILLDENYEAKIADFGVARFAEKSQMDDSSFAGTHGYIAPELAYTTEITEKCDVYSFGIVLLELVSGREAVEEEYGEAKDIVYWVLTNLHDRKSVLNILDDRVASKHCVDDMIKVLKIAIKCTTKLPTLRPTMRDVVKMLIDSEPCKMKSKGCGLEKD, translated from the exons ATGACCACAACAATGGCTAAGATTTCCAATAATCCCTTTCAAATTTCCAACTTCATAGCAATTCTATTACTCACATCATACTATATTTTCCCTCCATGTTTGTCTCTAACAATTGAAACACAAGCACTTCTTGATTTCAAAAACCATTTGAAAGACTCATTGAATACTTTAGCTTCATGGAATGAGTCAAACTCTCCATGCATCTTTCATGGAATTACATGTGATCCATTATCTTTCAAAGTCATAGAAATCTCATTGGAAGATAACTCCCTCTCTGGCGAAATTTTTTCGTCAATCTCACTTCTTCATAGCTTGCAAGTTCTTTCATTACCATCCAATTCCATTTCCGGAAAAATTCCATCCGAAGTAACCAAATTCATAAACCTCAAAGTCTTGAATCTATCAGGAAATGAGCTTGTTGGTGCAATTCCAGATATGTCTGGATTGAGAAACCTTCAAGTTCTTGATCTTTCAGCGAATTACTTTTCTGGTCGAATCCCTAGTTGGATAGGGAAGCTCACTGGACTAGTTTCACTTGGTCTTGGAGAAAATCTTTACACCGAGAGTGTGATACCCGAGAGTCTTGGAAATTTGAAGAACTTAACTTGGCTTTATCTACGCGGTTCTCATTTGACAGGAGAGATTCCAGAATCAATATATGAAATGGAAGCATTGGAGACTTTAGATATTTCAAGAAACAGGTTAACTGGCAAAATCTCAAGATCAATTTCAAAGCTGAAAAATGTTTACAAGATTGAGttgttttcaaataatttgGTAGGCGAAATACCAGAAGAACTTGCGAATTTAACAAATTTGCAAGAGATTGATCTTTCTGCAAACAAAATGTCTGGTATATTGCCTAAGCAAATTGGTGATATGAAGAATTTGGTTGTTTTTCAACTCTATGATAACAACTTTTCTGGTGAAATTCCTGATGGATTTGGTGATATGGAAAATCTAAAAGGTTTTTCAGTTTACAGAAACACGTTCAACGGAACGATACCAGAGAATTTTGGTCGATTTTCCCCACTCGAAAGTATTGACATATCAGAGAATCAATTTTCAGGTTTTTTTCCAAAGTACTTGTGTGAAAAAAGAAAGTTGAAATTTTTGCTTGCATTGCAAAACAATTTCTTTGGAAATTTTTCTGAATCTTATGCTTCATGCAAATCACTTGTAAGATTAAGGATTAGTAGGAATTTTTTATCAGGAAAAATTCCGAAAGGTGTTTGGTCACTTCCTAATGCAAAAATAATTGATTTAGGCTTTAACAATTTCAGTGGTGAAGTATCTTCAGAAATTGGAAATTCATCAGCTTTAACTGAAATTGTTTTGATGAATAACAAGTTTTCAGGTAAGGTTCCttcacaaattaaaaaattggtGAATTTGGAGAAACTTTACTTGAGTAACAATAATTTCACCGGAGAAATTCCACATGAAATTGGATTTTTAAAGCAATTATCCACTTTGCATTTGGAAGAAAATTCATTAAATGGCTTAATACCTAGTGAATTAGGTCGTTGTTCGAGGCTGGTGGATTTGAATCTTGCTAGGAATAATTTATCAGGAAATATTCCAAATTCGTTTTCGCTTATGAGTTCTTtgaattctttgaatttgtcaagAAACCAACTTACAGGTTCAATTCCAggaaatttagagaaaatgaaacTAAGCTCAGTGGATTTTTCTGAAAATTTTCTTTCTGGTAGAATTCCATTTTGGATTTTTATCATTGGTGGAGAAAAGGCTTTTGTTGGAAACAAAGATTTGTGTGTTGAGAAAAATCCGAAAGCTTCAACGAATTCTGGTTTGAAGATTTGTGATAAAGATAATGGTCATAGAAGACCTATCTTTCATTATAAATATCTCATGCTCTTTTTCATTGCTGTTATATTCGGCGCTGTGGTTTTGATTGGTAGATACGTTAAGAATCGAAGAGGAAAAAAGTTACAAAATGGTCCAAAGGAAGGACGTGAAAAATGGAAACTAGCATCTTTCCACCAAGTGGACATTGACGCCGATGAAATAAGTCATTTGAAAGAAGATAATCTAATCGGCTACGGTGGTGCAGGAAAGGTTTATCGAGTCCAGTTGAGGAAAAACGGTGGAGTGGTGGCTGTGAAGCAACTAGAGAAAGGGAACAATGTGAGGATTTTGGCAGCAGAAATCGAGATTTTAGGGAAAATTagacataaaaatatacttAAACTTTATGCTTGTTTTCTCAAAGGAGAAACCAGTCTTTTAGTTTACGAGTATATGCCAAATGGTAATCTTTTTCAAGCTCTTCATCGAGAGACAAAAGACGAGAAGGTTACATTTGATTGGAATCAAAGGTATAAAATTGCGTTGGGAGGAGCGAAAGGGATTTGCTATTTGCACCATGATTGTTCTCCACCTGTTATTCATAGGGATATAAAATCTAGCAACATTTTGCTTGATGAAAATTATGAAGCAAAAATTGCTGATTTTGGTGTTGCAAGGTTTGCAGAAAAATCTCAGATGGATGATAGCTCTTTTGCTGGCACACATGGTTATATTGCTCCAG AACTGGCTTATACAACTGAAATAACCGAAAAGTGTGATGTGTACAGCTTCGGAATTGTACTATTAGAGTTAGTATCTGGTCGTGAAGCTGTTGAAGAGGAATACGGTGAAGCAAAAGATATTGTTTATTGGGTTTTGACTAATCTTCATGACCGTAAAAGTGTACTCAACATTCTTGACGATAGAGTTGCATCAAAACACTGTGTTGATGATATGATAAAAGTGTTGAAGATCGCTATTAAGTGCACTACTAAGCTTCCAACTTTGCGTCCTACAATGCGAGATGTTGTTAAGATGCTTATTGATTCTGAACCTTGCAAGATGAAATCTAAAGGATGTGGTCTTGAGAAAGATTAG
- the LOC123919713 gene encoding serine/threonine-protein kinase-like protein CCR4 yields MAFHHKHLFISLFFFLSFILPIINTLSTVSISQSSNSNQTLICVLKPQNKQKHSNLNCTSFPPSTIKLDINPNVSFSQIVGGNGFLCALTSSSNSSNSIMGCWRFSLSSNSTTNIPFKRIYRGPFIKDIYAGNSHVCGLIKGTNGFRPECWQWKGFNSTNPNMTMNNMSSMAMGENFACGLLENEKGNNVTCIGSNKKVVDEPKNGRDYSLIEAGSNHVCAITNDGSLDCWGDMVGEKPKGRFISLALGENRSCALGYDGLITCWGLNNFTLPLRLRETYFESIVAKKSVFCGVLTSNYSLFCWGNENFESKKDAFKVFDNVLPGPCKNQCPCGPLPDSAKLCVSPAIICKPCLPSFEILSSPPLNPPSGSPGNSSKTGTWSNKMVAFLVIGCVGCSILLLALSFFFYKYCRGTICRSKSRVHDSGRLDDLDQETELEPRANPAVLEKRLSHVISKGNGGSLLEEFSIQTLIEATGNFSEENKIGVGSFGSVYRAKLEDGKEVAIKRAEMSTNSPLFGNVSVTKRQEDNDSAFVNELESLSRLHHKNLVKLLGFYEDKNERILVYEYMNNGSLNDHLHKFQTSTIMSWSGRIKVALDAARGIEYLHKYAMPPIIHRDIKTSNILLDSKGVAKVADFGLSLMGPEDEESHISLLAAGTVGYMDPEYYRLQHLTTKSDVYSFGVVLLELLSGYKAIHKNENGVPRNVVDFVVPFIVQDEIHRILDPKLPPPTPFEIEGVAFVGYLACDCVRLEGRDRPSMSHVVNSLEKALEACLAQPINCESDRSTTSTVSNE; encoded by the coding sequence ATGGCTTTTCATCATAAACACttgtttatttctttattttttttcctttcttttattCTTCCTATCATAAACACACTTTCAACTGTTTCAATTTCTCaatcttcaaattcaaatcaaacatTAATTTGTGTCTTAAAAcctcaaaacaaacaaaaacattcAAATCTTAATTGTACTAGTTTTCCTCCTAGTACTATTAAACTTGATATAAATCCTAAtgtttcattttctcaaattgttGGTGGAAATGGTTTTTTATGTGCATtaacatcatcatcaaattcttcaaattcaatcaTGGGTTGTTGGAGATTCTCACTCTCTTCAAATTCCACTACTAATATTCCCTTTAAACGAATCTACCGTGGTCCCTTTATCAAAGACATTTACGCGGGAAATTCCCACGTCTGCGGTCTGATTAAAGGGACCAACGGTTTTCGCCCTGAGTGTTGGCAATGGAAAGGTTTCAATTCAACAAACCCGAACATGACGATGAACAACATGTCAAGTATGGCGATGGGGGAGAATTTTGCATGTGGGCtattagaaaatgaaaaagggaATAATGTTACTTGCATAGGAAGTAACAAAAAAGTTGTTGATGAACCAAAGAATGGTAGAGATTATTCTTTAATTGAAGCTGGTTCAAATCATGTTTGTGCTATCACAAATGATGGTAGTTTGGATTGTTGGGGTGATATGGTTGGTGAGAAACCAAAAGGAAGATTCATTTCATTGGCTTTAGGAGAGAATAGAAGTTGTGCACTTGGGTATGATGGATTAATCACTTGTTGGGGTTTGAATAATTTCACCTTGCCATTGAGATTAAGAGAGACTTATTTTGAGTCAATTGTGGctaaaaaaagtgttttttgtGGTGTTTTGACTTCTAATTATTCTTTGTTTTGTTGGGGTAATGAAaattttgagtcaaaaaaagATGCATTCAAGGTGTTTGATAATGTGCTTCCTGGACCTTGTAAGAATCAATGTCCATGTGGACCTTTACCAGATTCTGCTAAACTTTGTGTCTCACCAGCCATCATTTGTAAACCTTGTTTACCATCGTTTGAAATTCTATCATCACCACCGTTGAATCCTCCGTCGGGAAGTCCCGGAAATTCATCGAAAACTGGTACTTGGAGCAACAAAATGGTGGCGTTTCTAGTAATAGGATGTGTTGGTTGTAGTATTTTGTTACTAGCCTTATCTTTCTTCTTTTACAAATACTGCAGAGGGACAATATGCAGATCTAAATCTAGAGTTCATGACTCTGGAAGATTAGACGATCTTGATCAAGAAACCGAATTGGAGCCTCGAGCTAACCCTGCGGTTCTCGAGAAGAGGTTAAGCCATGTAATCAGCAAGGGAAATGGAGGTAGCCTTTTGGAGGAATTTTCAATTCAAACACTAATTGAAGCCACCGGAAATTTCTCCGAAGAGAACAAAATTGGTGTTGGAAGCTTCGGTTCGGTGTACCGTGCTAAACTTGAAGATGGAAAAGAAGTTGCTATAAAAAGAGCTGAAATGTCAACAAATTCACCTTTATTTGGAAATGTTAGTGTCACCAAAAGACAAGAAGACAATGACAGTGCTTTTGTGAATGAACTTGAATCTTTATCAAGACTCCACCACAAAAACTTGGTAAAATTACTCGGTTTCTACGAAGACAAAAACGAGAGAATCCTAGTATACGAATACATGAACAACGGAAGCTTAAACGATCATCTTCATAAGTTTCAAACTTCAACTATTATGTCATGGAGCGGTCGTATAAAAGTTGCATTAGACGCAGCTAGAGGTATAGAATATTTACACAAATACGCCATGCCACCAATTATTCACCGTGACATTAAAACGTCAAACATTTTATTAGATTCAAAAGGTGTCGCTAAAGTAGCCGATTTCGGATTATCATTAATGGGTCCAGAAGACGAAGAGTCACATATTTCACTTCTAGCAGCCGGAACCGTTGGCTACATGGATCCCGAATACTACAGGCTACAACATTTGACGACAAAAAGTGACGTGTATAGTTTCGGCGTTGTCTTGTTAGAACTTTTAAGTGGCTATAAAGCTAtacataaaaatgaaaatggagTGCCAAGAAATGTGGTTGATTTTGTTGTACCTTTTATTGTTCAAGATGAGATTCATAGAATTTTGGATCCAAAATTGCCACCACCAACACCATTTGAGATTGAAGGTGTGGCTTTTGTAGGTTATTTAGCTTGTGATTGTGTTCGTTTAGAAGGTAGAGATAGACCAAGCATGAGTCATGTTGTGAATAGTTTAGAGAAAGCACTAGAGGCTTGTTTGGCACAACCAATAAATTGTGAGTCCGATAGGAGCACTACTAGCACTGTTTCTAATGAGTGA
- the LOC123919712 gene encoding E3 ubiquitin-protein ligase SINA-like 10, translating into MEASTQESVDSTEDFNNYSPITVMISDPHAFDCCNCCQSLTIPVFQCVNGHIVCSICYNQLQQKCLQCSNCLIRCRAFENLLKSIEMFCSNEKYGCKERISYIRYKEHVEECIHMPCYCPLSSCDFVGSSEVLYNHFRHQHEDSRIKFSYGHYFIATFKFNNETIVLQEETDCKLFLLNNRVVTLGNAVNISCIGPYYSDQRYQCDILVRSQICTLQLHSCLKNVQRVTLATISSNFLLIPFDHFACSEFLQLEICITPKVAVQMQILLRTLAGQMIPLSVESSDTIADVKVKIVNKLGHQPYEQHMIFSGRRLDDHHTIAYYNIQENSIINFIPDLWGASAANINKDR; encoded by the exons ATGGAGGCAAGCACCCAAGAGTCTGTTGATTCCACAGaagattttaataattataGTCCCATCACTGTGATGATTTCGGACCCACATGCGTTCGATTGTTGCAATTGCTGTCAATCCTTGACCATTCCCGTCTTTCAG TGTGTTAATGGTCATATTGTTTGCTCCATCTGCTATAATCAACTTCAACAAAAGTGTCTCCAATGCTCGAATTGCTTAATACGTTGTAGAGCCTTTGAGAATCTATTGAAATCTATCGAAATGTTTTGCTCGAACGAAAAATATGGGTGCAAGGAGAGGATAAGTTACATTAGATATAAGGAGCATGTAGAAGAATGCATTCATATGCCATGTTACTGCCCCCTTTCAAGTTGTGACTTTGTTGGCTCATCAGAAGTGTTGTACAATCATTTCAGGCACCAACACGAGGATTCTCGAATCAAATTTTCTTATGGTCACTACTTCATTGCCACCTTCAAGTTTAATAATGAAACAATTGTGCTTCAAGAGGAAACTGATTGCAAACTATTTCTTCTCAATAATAGAGTTGTGACTCTGGGAAATGCAGTCAATATTAGCTGCATTGGTCCTTACTATTCTGACCAACGCTATCAATGTGATATTTTGGTTAGGTCCCAAATATGCACTCTACAGTTACATTCTTGTCTGAAGAACGTTCAACGTGTTACTTTAGCAACTATTTCATCAAACTTTCTATTGATTCCATTTGATCATTTTGCTTGTTCTGAATTTTTACAGCTAGAAATTTGCATAACCCCCAAG GTTGCGGTGCAGATGCAAATATTGTTAAGGACCTTAGCTGGACAAATGATCCCCCTGAGCGTGGAGAGTTCAGACACGATAGCCGATGTGAAGGTGAAGATTGTAAATAAGTTAGGGCACCAACCATACGAACAACATATGATATTTTCTGGTAGAAGGCTAGATGACCACCACACCATCGCCTATTATAACATCCAAGAGAATTCTATCATCAATTTCATCCCCGACTTATGGGGGGCATCAGCTGCGAATATTAATAAGGACCGCTGA